The following coding sequences are from one Prochlorococcus sp. MIT 1314 window:
- the mreC gene encoding rod shape-determining protein MreC, whose amino-acid sequence MLDIRRISNSRWWHKKNYWILFISFLVLVFLRISKGSIYKDFYYFISKPFWPGQFQREVILKSIDQESLIKLNLLKKDNIRLREILSLQASFSNDNISAAVISRKIGSWWRQIILNKGSRDGVKIGSTVVGPGGLLGRVNSTSLFTSSVTLLTSPESKVAVWVDRIQMNGLLVGIGDNYPSLILYSKDADIKIGDFVSSSPASTLLPPNIPIGIVQSVDEPFKSKQTAKILLLAKPQVIDWVQILKVKI is encoded by the coding sequence ATGTTAGATATCCGACGAATTTCTAATAGTCGTTGGTGGCATAAAAAGAATTATTGGATATTGTTTATAAGTTTTTTAGTTTTAGTTTTTTTAAGAATATCTAAGGGCTCTATTTACAAAGATTTTTATTATTTTATTTCAAAGCCTTTTTGGCCAGGTCAATTTCAAAGGGAAGTTATTCTTAAAAGTATAGACCAAGAATCTCTAATAAAATTAAATCTTCTCAAAAAGGATAATATAAGATTGCGAGAAATTTTATCTCTTCAGGCTTCGTTTAGTAATGATAATATTTCAGCTGCAGTTATATCGAGAAAAATAGGCAGTTGGTGGAGACAAATAATACTTAACAAAGGTTCAAGAGATGGAGTGAAAATTGGTAGTACTGTTGTTGGCCCAGGTGGATTATTAGGAAGAGTAAATAGTACTTCATTATTTACTTCGTCTGTAACTTTATTAACTTCACCAGAAAGTAAGGTAGCTGTATGGGTGGATCGAATTCAAATGAATGGATTATTGGTCGGTATAGGAGATAATTATCCAAGCTTAATACTTTATTCAAAAGATGCAGATATAAAAATTGGAGATTTTGTGTCATCTTCTCCTGCCAGTACTTTATTACCTCCAAATATCCCTATTGGAATTGTCCAATCTGTAGACGAGCCATTTAAATCTAAACAAACGGCAAAAATATTACTTTTGGCAAAACCTCAAGTAATAGATTGGGTACAAATTTTAAAAGTAAAAATTTAA
- the rpaB gene encoding response regulator transcription factor RpaB, giving the protein MSKARILVVDDEPAVLKVLVTRLQLAGYQVYSATNGEEALESFHRDSPDLIVLDVMLPKMDGFAVCRRIRAESVVPIIFLTALEAISERVAGLDLGADDYLSKPFSPKELEARIVTILRRMGPTVSVTEAKEVPSGKGVMKFGSLVVDTNRRQVSRAGERISLTYTEFSLLELLFDEPGKVVPRAEILEQLWGYPPRRAADLRVVDVYVARLRGKLEPDPRNPELILTVRGIGYASQRVGETATSLAS; this is encoded by the coding sequence ATGTCAAAAGCAAGAATTTTAGTTGTTGATGATGAACCCGCAGTTTTGAAGGTATTAGTTACAAGACTTCAACTAGCAGGATATCAGGTTTATTCAGCCACTAATGGTGAAGAAGCTCTTGAATCTTTTCATAGAGATTCACCAGATTTGATAGTTCTTGATGTAATGCTCCCAAAAATGGACGGATTTGCAGTTTGTCGAAGAATTAGGGCTGAATCAGTTGTACCAATAATATTTTTAACTGCATTAGAGGCGATTTCAGAGAGAGTTGCAGGTTTGGATTTAGGGGCTGATGATTACTTATCTAAACCATTTAGCCCAAAAGAGTTAGAAGCTAGGATAGTGACTATTTTGAGAAGAATGGGACCTACTGTATCGGTTACAGAAGCGAAAGAAGTTCCATCTGGTAAGGGAGTTATGAAATTTGGAAGTTTAGTTGTTGACACTAATAGAAGACAAGTTTCTAGAGCCGGTGAAAGAATTAGCCTGACTTATACTGAATTTAGCCTTCTAGAATTATTATTTGACGAGCCTGGTAAAGTGGTTCCAAGAGCGGAAATTTTAGAACAGTTATGGGGTTATCCTCCTAGGAGAGCTGCAGATTTAAGAGTTGTAGATGTATACGTAGCAAGATTAAGAGGGAAATTAGAACCTGATCCAAGAAATCCAGAACTAATTTTAACTGTTCGAGGTATCGGTTATGCTTCTCAGAGAGTTGGTGAAACGGCAACATCTTTGGCAAGTTGA
- a CDS encoding DedA family protein produces MSLIFLNFLTSIPDYISLAVEKNSIIAYLTICLAMFLENIIPPIPSEIIMPLGGFFVFQQKLNFYVLVFWGLFGTILGSLPWYYLGRFLNEKKISNFLDKKGKYLGISSKDLAKSKRWFDKYGVSLVFWGRLVPGIRTLISVPAGIELMPLRKFLIWTTSGSLIWVALLTYAGYLFGENYPIIETYLDQIKYVVKPILILIFLYFLIKLLIRFIKRNRA; encoded by the coding sequence TTGAGTTTAATTTTTCTAAATTTTCTTACTTCAATTCCTGACTATATTAGTTTGGCTGTTGAAAAGAATTCAATAATTGCATACCTTACTATATGTTTGGCTATGTTTTTAGAAAATATAATACCTCCAATCCCTTCGGAAATAATAATGCCATTGGGGGGATTTTTTGTTTTCCAACAAAAATTAAATTTTTATGTTTTAGTTTTTTGGGGTTTATTTGGAACGATTTTAGGATCTTTGCCTTGGTATTACTTAGGAAGGTTTTTAAATGAAAAAAAAATTTCAAACTTTCTTGATAAAAAAGGAAAATATTTAGGTATTTCTTCGAAAGATTTAGCTAAAAGTAAAAGGTGGTTTGACAAATACGGTGTTTCTTTAGTTTTTTGGGGTAGATTAGTCCCAGGTATAAGAACTTTAATTTCTGTTCCTGCCGGCATAGAGCTTATGCCTTTAAGAAAATTTTTGATTTGGACTACATCAGGTAGCTTAATATGGGTCGCACTTCTCACCTACGCAGGTTATTTATTTGGTGAAAATTATCCAATCATTGAAACTTATTTAGATCAAATAAAATATGTTGTGAAGCCAATTTTAATTTTAATTTTTTTGTATTTTTTAATAAAGCTACTTATTAGATTTATTAAAAGAAATAGAGCCTAA
- a CDS encoding single-stranded DNA-binding protein, with amino-acid sequence MEINTINLVGRAGREPDVRYFESGSIVANFTLAVNRRSRDEEPDWFNLEIWGKQAQIAADYVKKGSLIGITGSFKIDSWKDKNTGEDRYKPVVRVDRLNLLSSRKDSENNQYSNNSNSSEIPF; translated from the coding sequence ATGGAAATTAACACAATTAACCTTGTTGGGAGAGCGGGTAGAGAACCAGATGTCCGATATTTTGAATCCGGGAGTATTGTAGCGAATTTCACTCTTGCAGTGAACAGAAGAAGTAGAGATGAAGAGCCAGACTGGTTTAATTTAGAAATATGGGGCAAACAAGCTCAAATAGCAGCAGATTACGTTAAGAAAGGATCTTTAATTGGAATTACAGGAAGCTTTAAAATTGATAGTTGGAAAGATAAAAATACTGGGGAAGATAGATATAAACCAGTTGTTAGAGTTGATAGATTAAACTTGCTAAGCTCGCGAAAAGATTCTGAAAATAACCAATATTCAAACAACAGCAATTCCAGCGAAATCCCTTTTTAG
- the smpB gene encoding SsrA-binding protein SmpB, producing the protein MAKNSNKVQKNNKKEINFKRLAENRYAKFQYAISETIEAGIELLGTEVKSIRNGKANLRDGYCSFRDGEILLLNVHISPHKNVGSFFNHDPLRNRKLLLHKKEIIKLKSNTEKKGMTIIPLSLYLKGSWIKLTIGVGKGKKLHDKRQNEKQKSMKKEINSALKR; encoded by the coding sequence ATGGCAAAAAATTCAAACAAAGTTCAAAAAAATAATAAAAAAGAAATTAATTTTAAACGTCTAGCTGAGAATAGATATGCAAAATTCCAATATGCAATATCTGAAACAATCGAAGCTGGAATTGAACTTTTAGGGACAGAAGTAAAATCTATTAGAAACGGAAAAGCAAATTTAAGAGATGGATACTGTTCATTTAGAGATGGTGAGATTTTATTATTAAATGTTCACATTTCACCACACAAAAATGTAGGGTCTTTCTTTAATCATGATCCATTAAGAAATAGAAAGTTGCTTCTACATAAAAAAGAAATAATTAAACTGAAATCGAATACTGAAAAAAAAGGAATGACTATAATTCCATTATCTCTTTATTTAAAAGGCTCTTGGATTAAGCTAACTATTGGAGTGGGTAAAGGGAAAAAATTACATGACAAACGACAAAATGAAAAACAAAAAAGTATGAAAAAAGAAATCAACTCTGCACTAAAAAGATAA
- the ruvB gene encoding Holliday junction branch migration DNA helicase RuvB, which yields MAIISSNIGDNDFSLRKKELRLVDSKIIPEEKRNNNLNLARPNTLQEFIGQEQLKSSLRIAIDASIYRKEPLEHILLYGQPGLGKTTLAFLIAHEMNTKCRIATAPAIERPRDIVGLLLGLKEGEVLFIDEIHRLNRLTEELLYSAMEDFRLDLTMGANRGARCRTINLPRFTLIGATTKLASISPPLRDRFGISQKIEFYTYDELKQIIVNFSLLINLNLDDQASYDLAKISRGTPRIALRLLRRVRDYAQVVQKTNVISVNLIKKALNSYQIDETGLDSLDRQYLSFLNQNNNIPTGLDSIAAGLGDDSSMLEFVVEPYLIQIGFLTRTPRGRLLTALGKKYIDAKNDNF from the coding sequence ATGGCAATAATTTCCTCCAATATAGGCGATAATGACTTTTCTCTTCGTAAAAAAGAGCTGAGGCTAGTTGATTCAAAAATCATTCCAGAAGAAAAAAGAAATAACAACCTGAACTTAGCTCGGCCTAATACTTTGCAAGAATTTATTGGCCAAGAACAACTTAAGTCTTCTTTAAGAATAGCTATAGATGCATCAATTTATAGAAAAGAACCTTTGGAGCATATTCTTTTATATGGACAGCCTGGCTTAGGTAAGACTACCCTGGCTTTTTTAATAGCTCATGAAATGAATACAAAATGTAGGATAGCTACTGCACCCGCAATTGAAAGACCTAGAGATATTGTAGGGTTACTACTTGGATTAAAAGAAGGTGAAGTTTTATTTATCGATGAGATACATCGCTTAAATAGGTTAACTGAAGAGTTGTTATATTCTGCAATGGAGGATTTTAGATTAGATTTAACGATGGGAGCTAATAGAGGAGCACGTTGTAGAACAATTAATCTTCCAAGGTTTACTTTAATTGGTGCGACAACAAAATTAGCTTCAATTAGTCCACCTCTAAGAGATAGATTTGGGATATCTCAGAAAATTGAATTTTATACATATGATGAATTAAAACAAATAATTGTTAATTTCTCCCTATTAATAAACCTTAATTTAGATGATCAAGCATCTTATGATTTAGCAAAGATATCTAGAGGGACTCCAAGAATTGCTTTGAGATTATTAAGACGAGTTAGAGATTATGCTCAAGTTGTTCAAAAAACTAATGTTATCTCTGTTAATTTAATAAAAAAAGCTTTAAATTCTTACCAAATAGATGAAACTGGATTGGATTCTCTAGATAGACAATATTTATCTTTTTTAAACCAAAACAATAATATTCCCACTGGCCTTGATTCAATCGCAGCGGGTTTGGGTGATGATTCTTCAATGTTAGAATTTGTAGTTGAGCCATATTTAATCCAAATTGGTTTCCTAACTAGAACTCCTCGAGGAAGATTGCTTACTGCTTTAGGTAAAAAGTACATTGATGCAAAAAATGATAACTTTTAA
- the lysS gene encoding lysine--tRNA ligase, whose protein sequence is MSEIREARLQKANTLVSKGFASYAENFLVSHTTQFLIQKFDYLENGQEEEFNVSIAGRVMAKRVMGKIAFFTISDQEGQIQLYLDKRIIDLNLEKQKLLSFEDLKEIVDIGDWIGVCGTIKKTNKGELSIKVEKWEMLSKSLQPLPDKWHGLTDIEKRYRQRYLDLIVNPHSKNVFKTRAKCISFIRQWLDKRNFLEIETPILQSEAGGAEARPFITHHNTLDIPLYLRIATELHLKRMVVGGFEKVYELGRIFRNEGISTKHNPEFTSVEIYQAFSNYVDMMDLTEELIKDIVTDLCGSLVINYQNKEIDFSKPWSRISMKDIVKKYTGIDFDSFSGDFQAAKQAVKGINVQLPIKVNTMGRLLNEVFEQKVESHLIQPTFVIDYPVEISPLARPHLDNKEMVQRFELFISGRELANAFSELIDPVDQRERMELQQSLRDEGDFEAHCIDEDFLNALEIGMPPTGGLGIGIDRLIMLITNSPSIRDVIPFPLLKPEITSNKNEKLPLNEVK, encoded by the coding sequence TTGTCTGAAATCAGAGAAGCACGCTTACAGAAAGCTAATACATTAGTCAGTAAAGGATTTGCTTCTTACGCAGAAAATTTTTTAGTTTCACATACTACACAATTTCTTATCCAAAAATTTGATTATCTAGAAAATGGTCAAGAGGAAGAATTCAATGTTTCTATTGCTGGGAGAGTGATGGCAAAAAGGGTAATGGGTAAGATTGCCTTTTTTACAATAAGCGATCAAGAAGGTCAGATTCAGCTTTATTTAGATAAAAGGATTATTGATTTAAATTTAGAAAAGCAAAAATTGCTATCTTTTGAAGATCTTAAGGAAATAGTCGATATTGGTGACTGGATAGGGGTATGCGGAACTATTAAAAAAACTAATAAAGGTGAACTTTCAATTAAAGTAGAAAAATGGGAAATGTTATCCAAATCATTACAGCCTTTACCAGATAAATGGCATGGATTGACTGATATTGAAAAAAGATATAGACAACGTTATCTAGATTTAATAGTTAATCCTCACTCTAAAAATGTATTTAAAACCCGAGCAAAATGTATAAGTTTTATAAGGCAATGGCTTGATAAAAGAAACTTTTTAGAGATTGAGACTCCAATTCTTCAGTCTGAAGCCGGTGGAGCTGAAGCAAGACCATTTATTACTCATCACAATACATTAGATATTCCACTTTATCTAAGAATAGCTACAGAATTACATCTAAAAAGAATGGTTGTTGGAGGATTTGAGAAAGTTTATGAATTAGGAAGAATCTTCCGTAATGAAGGTATAAGTACAAAGCATAATCCAGAATTTACTTCAGTTGAAATTTATCAAGCGTTTTCTAATTATGTCGATATGATGGATCTAACAGAAGAACTGATTAAAGATATCGTTACCGATTTATGTGGCTCTTTAGTTATAAATTATCAAAATAAAGAAATTGATTTTTCTAAACCTTGGTCAAGGATATCCATGAAAGATATAGTCAAGAAATACACAGGGATTGATTTTGATTCTTTCAGTGGAGACTTTCAAGCCGCAAAACAAGCTGTTAAAGGTATAAATGTTCAATTGCCTATAAAAGTAAATACTATGGGAAGACTTTTAAATGAGGTCTTCGAGCAAAAAGTAGAGTCACATCTTATACAGCCCACTTTTGTTATTGATTATCCTGTTGAAATTTCTCCTCTAGCTAGGCCTCATCTTGATAATAAAGAAATGGTTCAGAGATTTGAATTATTCATTAGTGGTCGAGAGCTTGCAAATGCTTTTAGTGAGTTGATTGATCCAGTAGATCAAAGAGAAAGAATGGAATTACAGCAATCTCTTAGAGATGAAGGAGATTTTGAGGCTCATTGTATAGATGAGGATTTTTTAAATGCTTTAGAGATTGGCATGCCTCCTACTGGAGGATTAGGCATAGGTATTGATAGACTTATTATGTTAATTACTAATAGTCCATCAATTAGAGATGTAATCCCTTTCCCATTATTAAAACCAGAAATAACTTCGAATAAAAATGAAAAATTACCCTTAAATGAAGTAAAATAA
- a CDS encoding rod shape-determining protein, giving the protein MIFNRFKFSRDIGIDLGTANTLIHVSGKGVVLQEPSVVAMDLEEGVPLAVGKEAKLMLGRTPGNIRAVRPLRDGVIADFDAAEQMIKTFIQKCNEGKGIVAPRIVIGIPSGVTSVERRAVREAGLAGAREVHLIDEPVAAAIGASLPVTEPIGTMIVDIGGGTTEVAVLSLGGTVLSESVRIAGDEINESIALYLKKVHNLVVGERTAEDIKIKIGSAFPDDDFDKTTLEVRGLHLLSGLPRSVTLTSGEIREAMADTLSKIVEAVKRTLERTPPELAADIVDRGIMLAGGGALVRGINDLLSDETGIFTHIAENPLLCVVNGCGEVLDDFKKLKRVVDTPDFIRNAIRD; this is encoded by the coding sequence GTGATTTTTAACAGATTTAAATTTTCTAGAGACATTGGCATAGATTTGGGAACAGCCAATACTCTTATACATGTATCAGGTAAGGGGGTTGTTTTACAAGAGCCTTCAGTGGTTGCAATGGATTTAGAAGAAGGAGTCCCCTTGGCTGTTGGTAAAGAAGCAAAGTTGATGCTTGGAAGAACACCTGGCAATATAAGAGCTGTAAGACCACTAAGAGATGGGGTTATCGCAGATTTTGATGCGGCAGAGCAAATGATAAAAACATTTATACAAAAATGTAACGAAGGCAAGGGTATAGTAGCCCCAAGAATAGTTATTGGTATTCCAAGTGGAGTGACCAGTGTTGAGCGAAGAGCAGTAAGAGAAGCCGGATTGGCTGGAGCTAGAGAAGTTCATTTAATCGATGAACCTGTTGCAGCAGCAATAGGAGCTTCATTACCAGTTACTGAGCCAATTGGAACTATGATTGTTGATATTGGTGGTGGTACTACTGAGGTTGCAGTATTAAGTTTGGGAGGAACTGTTTTAAGTGAATCTGTTCGAATAGCTGGCGACGAAATAAACGAATCAATTGCCCTATATCTTAAAAAAGTCCACAATTTAGTTGTTGGAGAGAGAACTGCAGAAGATATTAAGATCAAAATTGGATCTGCATTTCCAGATGATGATTTTGATAAAACTACTTTAGAAGTGAGAGGTTTGCATCTTTTATCTGGTTTGCCGAGGTCAGTAACTTTGACATCAGGAGAAATTAGAGAAGCCATGGCTGATACACTTAGCAAAATAGTTGAAGCTGTAAAAAGAACTTTAGAGCGCACCCCCCCTGAACTTGCTGCAGATATTGTTGATAGGGGAATTATGCTTGCAGGAGGTGGAGCATTAGTAAGAGGTATTAATGATTTATTGAGCGATGAAACAGGTATTTTTACTCACATAGCAGAAAACCCACTGCTATGTGTAGTTAATGGTTGTGGGGAGGTTTTGGATGATTTTAAAAAACTTAAAAGAGTTGTTGATACTCCAGACTTTATAAGGAACGCTATAAGAGATTAA